Proteins co-encoded in one Parasteatoda tepidariorum isolate YZ-2023 unplaced genomic scaffold, CAS_Ptep_4.0 HiC_scaffold_1927, whole genome shotgun sequence genomic window:
- the LOC122273282 gene encoding uncharacterized protein, giving the protein MLELCQSNSVKNFSAEEGIQWHFTPTASPNRLRLWEANIKSMKRILLKVTKSNLLNFEELTTLVVQIESILNSRPLSPMSSDPNDLQPLTQGHFLVGAPIMSFPEHHTAPDSFSLSSRWSLIQRLKDSVWNRWSHEYLSQLQTRSKWT; this is encoded by the coding sequence ATGCTTGAACTTTGCCAGTCAAACTCTGTGAAGAACTTTAGTGCTGAAGAGGGAATTCAGTGGCATTTCACACCGACTGCGTCTCCTAACCGCCTGCGTCTGTGGGAAGCTAATATTAAATCCATGAAGAGAATACTCTTGAAAGTCACAAAATCTAACttactaaattttgaagaaCTAACTACGCTCGTTGTGCAGATAGAAAGTATTCTCAACTCACGCCCACTTTCGCCCATGTCATCAGACCCTAACGATCTGCAGCCGTTGACACAAGGACACTTTCTAGTTGGAGCTCCGATTATGTCATTTCCTGAACATCATACTGCTCCAgattctttttctctttcttctaGGTGGAGCCTGATTCAACGTCTGAAAGACAGCGTTTGGAATAGATGGAGCCATGAATACCTGAGTCAACTACAAACACGTTCGAAATGGACTTGA